A stretch of Episyrphus balteatus chromosome 2, idEpiBalt1.1, whole genome shotgun sequence DNA encodes these proteins:
- the LOC129908712 gene encoding uncharacterized protein LOC129908712, whose product MNCDDTGIQNRPTAVLDGDRQSSSDGNELNDEIVYTPRLSTDESAGSAFEIVDASGSNCSDRPRTKPPPLDIAHRQGSGSSTKTCEADCGEERDTFSPISTNSSPSEHPRLPNEAEIHKCSGSIDVDNKLFESKIKHPAASAISTTKEEKQRQNEEIVIMETSSVSSETGSWESIFPNHGKITEADVRKCCNDFLQNERQNYCGGIEKPGNVTACFIDASSLRDEEEEQLAFTSQETATLPINTVAAPLETFQQAFKFCKTNRPKLDEKKEENSKSSSSSDESPQKVDDQINNLSDEEKLSRKRDKTKHNDPFGARSSTRLFEPCTDDKGEERDSSSSSSDSNEAVIMRKAKERKQGQFVFQHNIQQFSGHMISPKIPFTNDISYTTDYSSSSPAASLVWSSDMERNQKSSCMLPDTPHNSIVQVHTRVDYRDSGAYCSDATDSPIPAPRTPKRFSKFDEANPIVSGGASIKDFSVKQCESPPVRRKTESCPIVSGGFMSLDFERANNDDEEFKIKPKMRKSQAPGVSSWVVDMSDCKNRKDSSSSSSGDTMSKSGFFVSLENYSSNGENPIPAERKKSFSDSTKKPQGFYVDLSEDDDSRNATPPPSLKTQTPGTKDTNDKKNIFSMFIDFGEKKLASKKEPLSLAARLSSSFNLKRSTNDDLMKSSTSSTETLMSRSSQQPHSDSDQKVEDESKKNTSEPLPTTVAAIRRISKNFAASSSDPKRHSWANNSNNQATANTDCKRSMSLTGGDKGLMNIIDKIPLISKTSSLSVDSSLSPFDDLTSSKSELGSTYSNTSTTSESGIEGVELRDKNINHIPAGGAAVKVKKRRRDVQLNETFDKSSVASLTDGILSKDLSPISTGTDTEDLTFQQEEEVNLHDANEPSSLQQIKDLTTRSLVMETIIEAKETSSPKKSASNYSSTHTMESLNATIEKQKQLLETVTENAVTESRSFVKLSDMDKPLAKFELHSPSETMSKSVGNHRQINRLFHETSRTRPHSWTMSRSTGPSILNITNSVDNLKSLSRLFPQFSKELSSSLPNDFVGNVEHLDYVNSSDFSINSSLASSFSRSGMDESSISCRQPRRLGEDLLKMFLQELATDMTVEVNGRRIKAHKCILRSRCQYFAAMLAGGWAQSSGNVVSLPGYSYSAVHFALCHIYSGASHPPDGISLMELAALADLLGLEGLKEVTAHALKSNYCHNFHKPCSGCIDGILQVLPVALNHALDDLYRKCLKWACRHYLKVWPTRSFAQLPSDILYRCRQQIVAYLTSETVLDSVLDCDNLLAQLAPFRWASVIENLVRDILDVAYGYIADHFSSLIASDSFLSLGHDKSCHIPRLESLLLRTASSLTPDQACRSYQRITRLNTVLSAKILKMPNFGELAKELQGLHEEELEWNEDFIRLISAILSAVEQCLTRQCSRAMRVNAWQRMDLDLRKKIQTLARLTEPVDLRRGKAVTKAFSFGGSSNRNQDLYQVKLAIQAHSKRSLANDSQLFKATTHTQTHAQDHSIQTTERGVQANNDVNENKAKILKTNSRAHVPLIAKHTTTNHHINEKSSSSSSHRRTQSEASAVRISSQKQIKNVPEPAAATEKPIVPRLTEVRPRYLEPRKPRGTINTNGPVRSQTSSSIPSTLAKGKHISSSDSSRNSSPAIRRNNANSDRKIGTKSINMSLDSLASPSRKAKPKGKSSNQYNDVCVDSLADSMKSSMITDKTVSQESLAGGKLSRSNPVISNKIAVRQLKNQPAPNKVVPNRPLAKGRQISSHNTTSAGSSPSSLTNKSGSRLSSVSSVNSPRDAFKNRSISVPGNQSATATGQPTPTVARKSFLSAKSREILARRAEKNKQQQQQQQQHQSSSGEEKSHSTISSSYKPPQPLLRGGIGRESMPLSNRNSHSNIPTRRPNSLHLKKTYLGDQRSQNNQYHDSSQKSSKLKLKNPITNGGSNTIELHIESSPPPLQKDSGKKFDRIETKLERSSTFCKESSDLLMDELQIIE is encoded by the exons ATGAATTGCGATGACACTGGCATTCAAAATCGTCCAACAGCCGTGTTAGACGGCGATAGGCAATCATCGAGTGATGGCAATGAATTGAACGATGAAATCGTATACACGCCTCGACTATCCACAGATGAATCGGCTGGTTCCGCCTTTGAAATAGTCGATGCTAGTGGCAGTAATTGTAGCGATAGGCCCAGAACTAAACCACCTCCATTGGATATTGCCCATCGTCAGGGAAGTGGATCATCGACAAAAACCTGTGAAGCTGATTGTGGTGAAGAGAGAGATACCTTTTCGCCAATAAGCACAAACAGTAGTCCAAGTGAACACCCAAGACTACCTAACGAAGCGGAAATCCACAAGTGCAGTGGAAGCATTGATGTAgacaataaattatttgaaagcaaaatcaAACATCCAGCAGCTTCTGCCATCTCAACCACCAAGGAGGAAAAGCAGCGGCAGAACGAGGAGATTGTCATAATGGAAACATCATCGGTATCCTCGGAGACTGGTTCTTGGGAATCGATATTTCCCAATCATGGCAAGATAACCGAAGCCGATGTTCGCAAATGTTGCAATGATTTTCTGCAAAATGAGAGGCAAAACTATTGTGGGGGAATCGAAAAGCCCGGAAATGTTACTGCGTGCTTCATAGATGCCTCTTCGTTGCGTGATGAAGAGGAAGAGCAGTTGGCATTCACAAGCCAAGAAACTGCTACACTACCCATCAATACGGTTGCCGCACCGCTGGAAACCTTTCAACAGGCTTTCAAATTCTGTAAGACCAATCGACCAAAGTTGGACGAGAAGAAGGAAGAAAACTCAAAAAGCAGTAGTTCCAGCGATGAATCTCCTCAGAAAGTCGATGATCAAATAAATAATCTATCCGACGAAGAGAAGCTATCCAGAAAGCGTGACAAAACCAAGCACAATGATCCTTTCGGAGCCAGATCTTCCACTCGCCTATTCGAGCCTTGTACAGATGATAAAGGTGAGGAACGTGATTCATCATCCTCTTCTTCGGACAGCAATGAAGCAGTAATCATGCGAAAGGCTAAGGAAAGAAAACAAGGTCAGTTTGTGTTCCAGCACAATATTCAGCAATTTTCTGGGcacatgataagtccaaaaaTACCCTTTACCAATGACATAAGTTACACAACTGACTATTCTTCGTCAAGTCCAGCGGCCAGTCTTGTTTGGTCATCTGACATGGAGCGCAATCAAAAGTCATCTTGTATGCTTCCCGACACCCCACATAACTCAATTGTGCAAGTACATACACGAGTTGATTATCGGGACTCTGGAGCATATTGTAGTGATGCCACCGACAGCCCAATTCCAGCACCAAGAACTCCAAAACGATTTTCCAAGTTTGACGAGGCAAATCCAATTGTATCAGGAGGGGCATCTATCAAAGACTTTAGTGTTAAGCAATGCGAAAGTCCACCCGTTCGTAGAAAAACTGAATCATGTCCCATAGTTTCTGGTGGTTTTATGTCTCTTGATTTCGAACGTGCCAACAATGATGACGAAGAGTTTAAGATCAAGCCGAAAATGAGGAAATCTCAAGCTCCAGGTGTTTCATCTTGGGTAGTTGACATGAGTGATTGTAAAAATAGAAAGGACTCCAGTTCCTCATCCAGTGGCGATACAATGTCAAAGAGtggcttttttgtttctctaGAGAATTATTCAAGCAACGGGGAGAACCCCATTCCTGCAGAAAGAAAAAAGTCCTTTTCCGACAGTACAAAAAAACCACAAGGTTTCTATGTAGATCTGTCAGAAGACGACGACTCACGCAATGCAACTCCACCCCCATCTCTTAAAACACAAACTCCAGGAACAAAGGACACAAACGACAAGAAGAACATATTTTCCATGTTCATAGACTTTGGGgaaaagaaactcgcctccAAAAAGGAGCCTCTTTCATTGGCTGCCAGGCTGTCTAGTTCGTTTAATCTGAAACGAAGCACCAATGATGATCTCATGAAATCCAGCACAAGTTCAACAGAAACCCTAATGTCACGAAGCAGTCAACAACCGCACTCAGATTCTGATCAGAAGGTCGAGGATGaatcaaagaaaaatacaaGCGAGCCATTGCCAACAACTGTTGCTGCAATTCGACGAATATCCAAGAATTTCGCCGCATCGTCCAGTGATCCTAAAAGACATTCATGGGCAAATAACTCAAACAACCAAGCAACAGCCAATACAGACTGCAAACGATCCATGTCTCTGACTGGAGGAGATAAAGGCCTCATGAACATCATCGATAAAATTCCTTTGATCTCAAAAACTTCAAGTTTGTCGGTAGATTCGTCCCTGTCGCCATTCGATGACCTAACATCATCCAAAAGTGAATTGGGAAGCACTTACTCAAACACTTCGACAACATCAGAATCTGGAATCGAGGGAGTAGAACTAAGagacaaaaatataaatcacaTTCCCGCCGGCGGCGCTGCTGTAAAGGTGAAAAAACGTCGAAGAGATGTACAATTGAATGAGACTTTCGACAAAAGTAGCGTTGCATCTTTGACAGATGGAATTCTATCAAAAGACCTTTCACCCATTTCAACTGGCACCGATACAGAAGATCTCACATTCCAACAAGAAGAGGAAGTCAATTTGCATGATGCCAATGAACCTTCGTCCCTTCAACAAATCAAAGACCTAACAACTCGGTCATTGGTTATGGAGACCATTATCGAAGCTAAAGAAACATCATCCCCCAAGAAGTCAGCTTCGAACTATTCATCGACTCACACCATGGAGTCACTGAATGCAACAATCGAAAAGCAGAAACAGCTCCTAGAAACGGTAACAGAGAATGCCGTGACAGAATCACGTTCATTTGTAAAGCTATCGGACATGGATAAGCCTCTGGCAAAGTTCGAACTGCATTCACCAAGTGAAACCATGTCAAAATCTGTCGGCAATCATCGTCAAATAAATCGTCTATTCCATGAAACTTCACGCACCCGACCACATTCCTGGACAATGTCCCGTTCCACAGGTCCCAGTATCTTGAACATCACCAATTCTGTGGATAATTTGAAGAGTCTCTCACGGCTGTTCCCGCAATTCTCCAAGGAGCTGAGCTCCAGCTTGCCAAATGATTTTGTTGGCAACGTTGAACACCTGGACTATGTGAACTCATCAGATTTCTCCATAAACTCTAGTCTAGCTTCGAGTTTCAGTCGTTCGGGTATGGACGAATCGTCCATCTCTTGTCGACAACCTCGACGACTTGGCGAAGATTTACTTAAGATGTTCCTGCAGGAGTTGGCCACAGATATGACAGTTGAAGTCAACGGTCGACGAATTAAAGCCCACAAGTGTATTCTACGATCGCGGTGTCAATATTTTGCTGCAATGTTGGCCGGTGGATGGGCTCAAAGTTCAGGAAATGTTGTCTCTCTTCCGGGATATTCTTACAGTGCAGTGCATTTTGCACTGTGTCACATATATTCGGGTGCATCGCATCCTCCCGATGGGATAAGTCTAATGGAATTGGCTGCCCTGGCTGATTTGCTTGGATTGGAAGGTCTGAAAGAAGTGACAGCTCACGCTCTCAAGAGCAACTATTGTCACAACTTTCACAAACCTTGCTCAGGATGCATCGATGGGATACTACAAGTGTTACCAGTGGCTCTTAATCATGCGTTAGATGATTTGTATAGGAAATGTCTCAAATGGGCATGTCGGCATTATTTGAAAGTATGGCCAACCAGGTCGTTTGCTCAATTACCATCGGATATTTTGTATAGATGTCGTCAACAAATTGTTGCTTATTTG ACATCCGAAACTGTTTTGGACTCGGTTCTGGATTGTGACAATCTATTGGCTCAGTTGGCACCTTTTAGATGGGCTTCAGTTATAGAGAATCTAGTGCGAGATATTCTCGATGTTGCTTATGGCTACATTGCTGATCATTTCTCGAGCTTAATTGCAAGCGATAGCTTCCTTTCATTAGGTCATGATAAGAGTTGTCATATTCCACGATTGGAAAGTCTCTTACTTAGAACTGCTTCATCCCTAACACCGGATCAAGCTTGTCGCAGTTATCAGAGGATCACACGCCTTAATACTGTCCTTTCAGCAAAGATACTTAAAATGCCAAATTTTGGTGAACTGGCAAAAGAATTGCAGGGATTGCACGAAGAAGAATTGGAATGGAATGAAGACTTTATTAGGTTAATTAGTGCTATTCTCTCTGCGGTCGAACAGTGTCTGACAAGACAATGTTCACGAGCTATGCGTGTAAATGCATGGCAAAGAATGGATTTGGATCTGCGTAAGAAAATACAAACTTTAGCTAGGCTCACTGAACCTGTCGATTTGAGACGAGGAAAAGCAGTTACGAAGGCATTTTCGTTCGGTGGAAGTAGCAACAGGAATCAGGATTTATACCAAGTTAAACTGGCCATTCAAGCGCATTCAAAACGTTCGCTTGCAAATGATTCACAACTTTTCAAAGCCACTACGCACACTCAAACGCACGCTCAGGATCATAGTATTCAGACTACAGAAAGAGGCGTTCAAGCCAATAATGATGTCAACGAAAATAAAG ctaaaattctaaaaacaaACTCGAGGGCACATGTTCCACTCATAGCAAAACATACAACAACAAACCATCATATTAATGAGAAGTCTTCCTCGTCCTCCTCTCATCGACGGACGCAATCAGAAGCCTCAGCTGTTCGTATTTCAAGTCAGAAGCAAATCAAAAATGTCCCTGAACCAGCAGCAGCTACAGAGAAACCTATCGTTCCACGCCTAACAGAAGTTCGTCCCCGCTACCTTGAACCGAGAAAACCACGAGGTACAATTAATACCAACGGTCCAGTTCGTAGTCAAACCAGTTCCAGCATTCCTTCGACCCTAGCCAAGGGGAAACATATTTCCTCTAGCGACAGTTCTCGCAATTCTAGCCCTGCCATTCGCAGAAACAATGCAAATTCCGATAGAAAAATCGGAACCAAATCCATTAACATGTCATTGGACAGTTTGGCTTCACCTTCGCGGAAAGCCAAACCCAAAGGCAAGTCATCAAATCAATATAACGATGTGTGTGTGGATTCTCTGGCTGATAGCATGAAAAGTTCAATGATTACCGATAAAACGGTTTCCCAAGAATCCCTTGCCGGTGGCAAACTTTCTCGCTCCAATCCAGTGATAAGCAATAAAATTGCTGTGAGACAATTGAAAAATCAACCAGCTCCCAACAAAGTCGTTCCCAATCGTCCATTGGCTAAGGGACGGCAAATTTCATCACACAACACTACCTCGGCTGGATCGAGTCCCTCATCACTAACAAACAAGTCTGGCAGTAGACTTTCGAGCGTCAGCTCGGTAAATTCCCCCCGAGACGCGTTCAAAAACCGTTCAATTTCCGTCCCCGGTAACCAAAGTGCCACAGCTACCGGACAACCAACACCAACAGTTGCACGTAAAAGTTTTCTTAGTGCAAAATCTAGAGAAATCCTTGCACGACgagcagaaaaaaataaacaacaacagcagcaacagcaacaacaccAATCGAGTAGTGGCGAAGAAAAGAGTCATTCTACGATATCATCTTCGTATAAACCACCTCAGCCACTGTTAAGAGGAGGCATTGGTCGGGAATCAATGCCTTTATCAAATCGAAATTCTCACTCGAACATCCCAACACGAAGACCGAATTCTTTGCACTTAAAGAAAACATATTTGGGCGACCAAAGGAGCCAAAACAACCAATACCATGACTCCTcgcaaaaatcatcaaaattaaaattaaaaaatcccaTTACAAATGGTGGCAGTAATACCATTGAATTGCATATTGAAAGTTCACCGCCCCCACTGCAAAAGGATAGCGGCAAGAAGTTTGATCGCATCGAAACCAAACTAGAGCGATCGAGTACATTTTGCAAAGAGTCTTCTGATTTATTAATGGACGAATTGCAGATTATAGAATGA
- the LOC129911827 gene encoding TOX high mobility group box family member 4, translating into MNAQFHTPSFGDEEFDLTDVDPEPTIQVSNANRFNAINHHHQQQHQQVSTNNLDAPEPVKPVSAYALFFRDTVSAIKVQNPNTSFEEISKIVSSMWQVLDPTHKNVYNKKSDLAKKEYIQKMAAFRSSQMRQVVQEESVANNYDQENIIQHPNISPKQITSRPVVFTISPRANDSHSSMINDQQTQEVGQNNVYSNNVNSQQQQTTGNQQPQNVQLVNEAGSVQICLRENCNKRAIINPDWEDEYCSNECVVIHCRNVFNQWVKSNSEE; encoded by the exons atgaatgCTCAGTTCCACACGCCTTCGTTTGGGGATGAAGAATTCGATTTAACTGACGTAGACCCTGAGCCAACA aTACAAGTATCAAACGCCAACAGATTCAATGCAATCAACCATCACCACCAGCAGCAGCACCAACAAGTCTCAACCAACAACCTTGATGCACCGGAACCAGTGAAACCTGTCTCCGCGTATGCTCTCTTCTTCCGTGACACAGTCAGCGCAATCAAAGTTCAAAATCCCAACACTTCATTCGAAGAAATATCCAAAATTGTaagttccatgtggcaagtGCTCGATCCAACTCACAAAAAcgtttacaataaaaaaagtgACTTGGCAAAGAAGGAATACATTCAAAAGATGGCAGCCTTTAGGAGTTCCCAAATGCGTCAGGTTGTTCAAGAGGAGTCAGTAGCGAATAACTACGACCAAGAAAACATTATTCAGCATCCAAATATTTCCCCAAAACAAATTACCTCGAGACCGGTAGTTTTTACTATTTCCCCGAGAGCAAATGATTCCCATTCGTCAATGATTAATGACCAACAGACACAAGAAGTTGGCCAAAACAATGTTTATTCAAACAATGTTAattcacaacaacaacaaacaactgGTAACCAACAGCCTCAGAATGTACAACTTGTTAATGAGGCTGGTTCAGTTCAGATTTGTTTGAGAGAAAACTGCAATAAACGGGCAATTATAAATCCAGACTGGGAAGATGAGTATTGCAGTAATGAATGCGTTGTTATTCATTGTCGGAATGTATTCAATCAGTGGGTCAAATCAAATTCGGAAGAGTAA